A window of the Dermatophagoides farinae isolate YC_2012a chromosome 2, ASM2471394v1, whole genome shotgun sequence genome harbors these coding sequences:
- the Rab32 gene encoding RAS oncogene family member Rab32: MMMMPQTSGNNVSSNENNSTQSPMDVNPITMNNNKNNNNNNNRIIGKHNNSNRHIANKHSSSSNNLRSSNNQSPSNRFSQQQQQQQRKDARNDETTTMSTFVPEVREYLFKILVIGELGTGKTSFIKRYVHQYFSQYYRATIGVDFALKVLNWDDNILIRLQLWDIAGQERFGNMTRIYYKEAVGAFLVFDVSAPSSFNAVLKWKHDLDTKVCMADGEPIPCLLLANKCDANKEGIAADPEMLEKFTKENNFCGWYYTSAKENTNIEESAKFLVGKILQRQKHFALEDVADNDDVINLAYHNHGVSKSEKCSC; this comes from the exons atgatgatgatgccacAAACATCGGGAAACAATGTATCgtcgaatgaaaacaattcaaCACAATCACCCATGGATGTGAATCCAATTActatgaataataacaagaataacaacaacaataataatagaatcaTTGGAAAACATAATAATAGCAATAGACATATTGCAAATAAACATTCAAGTAGCAGTAATAATCTACGATCCAGTAATAATCAATCACCATCGAATCGattttcacaacaacaacaacaacaacaacgtaaaGATGCCCGAAATgacgaaacaacaacaatgtcaaCATTTGTACCGGAAGTTCGtgaatatttattcaaaatattaGTTATCGGTGAATTAGGAACGGGTAAAACAAGTTTTATTAAACGCTATGtacatcaatatttttcgcAATATTATCGTGCTACA atTGGAGTGGATTTTGCACTGAAAGTTTTAAACTGGGATGATAATATATTAATACGGCTACAATTATGGGATATTGCCGGTCAAGAACGATTTGGTAATATGACAAGAATCTATTATAAAGAAGCTGTCGGGGCATTCCTTGTTTTCGATGTATCGGCACCATCTAGTTTTAATGCTGTATTGAAATGGAAACATGATTTGGATACAAAAGTTTGTATGGCCGATGGTGAACCAATACCTTGTCTATTGTTGGCTAATAAA TGTGATGCTAATAAAGAAGGTATTGCAGCCGATCCAGAaatgttggaaaaatttaCCAAGGAAAATAATTTCTGTGGTTGGTATTATACATCGGCAAAAGAAAATACAAATATTGAAGAATCGGCTAAATTTCTTGTCGGTAAA attttacaacgacaaaaacattttgcaCTTGAAGATGTtgccgataatgatgatgttataaATCTAGCCTATCATAATCATGGTGTAAGTAAATCGGAAAAATGTAGCTGTTAA
- the bbc gene encoding choline/ethanolaminephosphotransferase 1 bbc, translated as MAGRFNSLLNAASSVVCEKLNDAKLKRLADHKYSASGSTMLDFIMQKFWRWCIDNWIPEWWAPNAMTLVGLIVNVFTCSLMVYYSPDAKQDIPSYVLILAAIGLFIYQTLDACDGKQARRTKTSSSLGELFDHGCDAISTIFVSLSVCLSVQLGQYPNWMVVLCGGATSLFYIAHWQAYVSGTLKFGFFDVTEAQFTIIIIHLTSAIFGLSFWSNKIFGIELKIMAMIGVIGNECYLLFRDLKSILSGGAGKNGSTIAGTSILSPIIPLMLVYSFTLIIYSKSMSNAFVNYVAIYIITFGFVCAKITCKLVVAHMSKSEMSKMDTIFIGPLILFFNQYFNFYFDELTMLWIAFAYILLDFICFSYSTCRQLANHLRIYILTIRSVPNEMSSNNISSSSASTTTTTNDHSSRSSYSLLDDDDDNEKLAVQTETESLLQNSSTGSNHQTIQVPTTATTINLQHSSFKDTKEQMVKIDL; from the exons ATGGCTGGTCGTTTCAATTCTTTGCTTAACGCTGCTTCAAGCGTTGTTTGTGAAAAGCTTAATGATGCTAAGTTAAAAag ACTGGCCGATCATAAATATTCAGCATCTGGTAGTACAATGCTTGATTTTATAATGCAAAAATTTTGGAGATGGTGTATTGATAACTGGATACCGGAATGGTGGGCACCAAATGCAATGACACTTGTCGGTTTGATTGTCAATGTATTCACATGTTCATTGATGGTATATTATAGTCCGGATGCAAAACAAGATATTCCATCATATGTATTGATATTGGCTGCCATTggtttatttatatatcaaaCATTGGATGCTTGTGATGGTAAACAAGCACGTCGTACGAAAACAAGCTCATCATTGGGTGAACTTTTTGATCATGGATGTGATGCTATTTCTACGA tatttgtttcattatccGTATGTTTATCCGTGCAACTTGGTCAATATCCCAATTGGATGGTTGTATTATGTGGTGGTGCAACTAGTCTATTCTATATTGCCCATTGGCAAGCATATGTTTCTGGTACGCTGAAATTTGGTTTCTTTGATGTAACCGAAGCACAGTttacgataataataatacatttAACATCAGCTATTTTCGGCTTATCATTTTGGAGTAATAAA ATTTTTGGTATCGAGCTAAAAATAATGGCAATGATCGGTGTTATCGGTAATGAATGTTATCTCTTATTCCGTGATCTCAAATCCATTCTATCTGGTGGTGCGGGCAAAAATGGTTCAACAATCGCT GGCACATCGATTCTATCACCGATAATTCCTTTGATGTTGGTCTATTCATTTACATtgattatatattcaaaatcaatgagCAACGCTTTTGTTAATTATGTAGCCATCTATATTATTACATTTGGTTTTGTATGTGCAAAAATAACATGTAAACTTGTG GTTGCACATATGAGCAAAAGTGAAATGTCTAAAATGGATACCATATTCATTGGTCCtttgatattattttttaatcaatattttaatttCTATTTCGATGAATTAACAATGCTTTGGATTGCATTT gCTTACATATTATtggatttcatttgttttagTTATTCAACATGTCGTCAGCTAGCAAATCATTTAAGGATCTATATATTGACCATTCGATCAGTACCGAATGAAATGTCATCGaataatatttcatcatcatcggcatcaacaacgacaacgacaaacg accattCAAGTCGATCCTCATATTCattattggatgatgatgatgataatgaaaaattggctGTACAAACGGAAACAGAATCTTTATTACAGAATAGTTCAACAGGAAGTAATCATCAAACGATTCAAGTgccaacaacagcaacgacaaTAAATCtacaacattcatcattcaaagatACCAAAGAACAGATggtgaaaattgatttataa